The Saccharothrix violaceirubra genome segment CGCGGTGCTCGGCGGTCGACGTGAGCGCGTCGCGGTCGGCACGGTCGTTGGTCGTCACGATCGCCTCGATCGCCAACGCCGTCGTCGAGCGCGTGCGCCCGCCGGTCCTGGTGTAAGGGCGCACCCGGAGGGTCGACACCACCAAGCTCCTCAAGCGGTCGAAGTCGTCTTCGCGGCCGAGCGGTCAGGGTTGCTGACGAGCGTCGACCCTACGTTGATAACGAACAGATGTCGCCCGCTTCCCGCCAATTGAGACGCGGTCAACGATGTCAGGACGCTGCGCGACTCCATGATCACCCGGGGTCGACGTGGGATCACCCGATGGGCGTGGGATTCATGACCGACCCTCGGAAACGGCGGCTGGGATGGGCACATCCTCCCCGACGGCGGCGACGCGGACGCGTCCCCGACCTGAACGCCCGGAGCCGTCTCGGGGTCTTCCCCGACCGATGATCAGGGGCCTGCCGGACGCGCCGCCACCCCGCGACCGGACACCATTCGTCCCAACACGACGGGGAGCGTCGTGAGGGCGCATGGAGGACCTGGTGGCAGGCAAGAGCGAAGCGGCGGCAAGAGCCGTCGACGTGTGGAAGTCCTACGGCACGGGCGAAGCCGCGGTCACCGCCCTCGGCGGGGTGAGCGTGGAACTGGACCGCGGCCGGTTCACCGCGATCATGGGGCCGTCCGGCTCCGGCAAGTCGACGCTCATGCACTGCCTGGCCGGGTTGGACACGATCGACTCCGGTGACGTGTGGATCGGCGACACCAAGGTCAACGGCCTGCGCGACAAGGGCCTGACCGAACTGCGCCGCGACCGGGTCGGTTTCATCTTCCAGCAGTTCAACCTGCTGCCGACCCTCACCGCCGAGGAGAACATCACGCTGCCGCTCGCCATCGGCGGGCGCAAGGTCGACCGCGCGTGGTTCGACCTGGTCGTGGAGACGGTCGGTCTGCGCGACCGCCTCTCGCACCGGCCGACCCAGCTCTCCGGCGGCCAGCAGCAACGCGTGGCCTGCGCCCGCGCGCTGGTGTCCCGCCCGCAGGTCGTGTTCGCCGACGAGCCGACCGGCAACCTGGACTCGCGCTCCGGCGCCGAGGTGCTCGGCTTCCTGCGTCGCTCGTCCACCGAGTTCGACCAGACGATCGTCATGGTCACGCACGACGCGGTCGCGGCCTCTTATGCGGACCGCGTGATCTTCCTGGCCGACGGTCGCATCGTGCGCGAACTGCACCACCCCACGGCCGACGCCGTGCTGGAGACCATGAAGAACCTCGACGGCGACGAAGAACTGGTCGTGGCCTGATGTTCAAGGCGACGCTCAAGAGCCTGCTGTCGCGCAAGGTCCGCCTGCTGCTGTCCGGCCTGTCGGTCGTGCTGGGCGTGATGTTCGTGTCCGGCTCGTTCGTGCTGACCGACACGCTCGACCGCTCGTTCAAGGACCTGTTCAGCTCGGCCTACAGCGACGTCGACGTGCAGGTCTCGGTGCCGTCCAAGGTCGACGGCGACAGCCCGGACGCCGCGTTGTCCGGCACGCTCGCGCCCGCGGACCTGGCCAAGGTCCAGGCCGTGGACGGGGTCGACAAGGCGTACGGCGACGTGGTCGGCTCGGCTCGGCCGATCGGCTCCGACGGCAAGGTGCTCACCACCTCCGGCGCCCCGCGCATGGGCACGGCCTGGCGCGACGGTGGCCGTGAGGAGTTCCGCGAGGGCCACGCCCCGCGCGCCGACGACGAGGTGGCGGTCTCCGCGTACGTCGCCAAGGTCGGCGGGTACAAGGTCGGGCAGCGCATCGACGTCCTCACCCTCGAACCGCGCAGGTCGTTCACCGTCTCGGGCATCTTCGGCTACCCCGGTGGCCGCGACTCGCTCGGCGGCGAGATGATCACCGCCTTCACCACGCCCACCGCGCAGAAGTTGTTGCTGGGCAGGAAGGACGCGTACTCCGGCATCACCGCCGAGGCCAAGGCCGGTGTGGCGCAGGACGCCCTGCGCGACCGCGTGCAGTCCGCGCTCGGCGACGGCGTGCGGGTCAAGACCGGCACCCAGTTGGCCAAGGAGTCGGCCGACCAGGTCGGCGAGGGCCTGAAGTTCTTCAACTACATCCTGCTGGGCTTCGCGGGCATCGCCTTGTTCGTGGGCATCTTCATCATCCTCAACACGTTCTCCATCCTCGTCGCGCAGCGCACCCGTGAACTGGCGCTGCTGCGGGCGATGGGCGCCGGCCGGGGCCAGATGATCGGCACGGTCGTGCTCGAAGCCGTGGTCATCGGCCTGGTCGCCTCGGTGGTCGGCCTGGGTGCCGGCATCGGTGTCGGCGCGGCCCTGGCGCAGTTCTTCGCCACGTTCGGCGGCAGCAGCCTCACGCTCGCCGGCCTGTCCGTGCCGTCGAGCGCGATCATCTCCGCGTTCTCGGTCGGTCTCGTGGTGACGGTGCTCGCCGCCCTGCTGCCCGCGCTGCGCGCCTCGCGCATCCCGCCGGTCGCCGCGATGCGCGAGGCCGCCACCCCCGACCGCCCGCTGACCCGGCCCACGATCGCCGGCGCCGTGCTCGGCGCGCTGGGCGGCACCGGCCTGGTGATCGGTTTCGACCAGGGGCAGCTGACGCTGATCATGGGCGGCCTGGTCGTGTCGTTCGTCGGCGTGGCCCTGCTGACGCCGCTGATCAGCCGACCGGTCGTGTCGGTGATCGGCCGACTGCTGTCGTGGTCGGTGCCGGGTCTGCTCGGCCGCCGCAACTCGGCCCGCAACCCGCGGCGCACGGCGATCACCGCCGCCGCGCTGATGGTCGGCATCGCGCTGATCACCGGCGTGAGCGTGGTCCTCACCTCCGCCACCGCGAGCCTGACCAAGATCGCCGACACCCAGATCAAGGCGGACCTGATCATCTCGGGCGAGAACGAGAACAGCGGCGGTGGCGGGTCGTTCACGGCCGCCGACATGGACCGGGTCGCGAAGACCGAAGGCGTGCGCCAGTCGTTCGGCTGGTACGGCGACCAGGTCCTGCTCGACGGCAAGCCCCGGTTCGCCGGTGCCATGACCGACGTGCCCGCCATGCACACGATCTTCGGCATGACCGCCAAGGAGGGCACGCTCGGCGACGTGCGGGCCGGCCAGATCGGCCTCACCGAGGAGATCGCCACCGAGCAGAACCTCAAGGTCGGCTCCACCGCCAGGCTCCAGACGACCAAGGGCGAGGAGCGCACGTACACCGTGGCGTTCGTCTACGCCAAGAGCACGCTGCTCAGCGGCACGGTCGTCGTGCCGACGGCGGTCGCCGCGGAGTTCGGCCGGGACCGGATCACCGACGCGTTCGTCCGGGTCGCCGACGGCGCCGACGCCGGTGCCGTGCGCAAGCGGATCGAGCCGCTGTTCGCCGACAACCCCGAGATCTCCGTGCAGGACCTCAGCTCGTACGTGAAGCAGCAGGCGTCGCAGCTGGACACGGTCCTGGTGATGATCCAGATCCTGCTGGCCCTGGCGATCCTCATCGCGGTGCTCGGCGTGATCAACACGCTGGCGCTGTCGGTGATCGAGCGGACCCGCGAACTGGGCCTGCTGCGGGCGATCGGCATGCGGCGGGCCCAGGTGATGCGCATGATCACCGTCGAGTCGGTGGTGATCTCGGTGTTCGGCGCGCTGCTGGGCCTCGTGGTCGGCACCGGCCTCGGCTTCGCCGCGGTGCGGGCGCTCAAGGACCAGGGCGTGACGGACCTGAGCATCCCGTGGTCCCAGCTCGGCGGGTACCTGGCGCTGGCCGCGGTGGTCGGCGTGGTCGCGGCGATCCTGCCCGCGATCCGCGCCGCGCGGCTCAACGTCCTGCAGGCCATCTCCTACGAGTGAACCGGGTGGACGCCGGGGCGCTGGGGGTTCCGGCGTCCACCCACCCCGCGCGAGTCCGTCGTCGGAGCTGCCGTGGCCGCTCCGACGACGGGGTGTACGGGGACGGGCTGTCGCCGCTCGTCCGGGGTCTTCCTCGGCGGGGACCGTCGACGAAAGCCACCACGAGCCCGTCGGGGCGTGCGCGCCGGGCATCGTGAGCCGGCCGCATCCTGTCCGACCGACCCGGAGCCGGTGGTCGCGGACGGGTGCCGTGCCGCGTCATCGCCGCCGACGGGTGGTCAACCCCGGTCGCCCCGGCGCACGATGCCGGGCAGCGTGAACCGGATGGTCTCGCGGGTGGTCTCGCGGACCTGCACGTCCCACGCGCCCAGCGCCGCGATCACGTCGTCGACCAGCCTCGGCGGCGCGGACGCGCCGGCGCTCAACCCGACGACCTGCACGTCGCGCAACCACTCCGGGTCGATCGCGGACGCGTCGTCGATCAGGTGCGCGGGCACGCCCTGGCGGCGGGCGAGTTCGACCAGGCGGACCGAGTTGGACGAGTTCGCCGAGCCGACCACCAGCACGAGGTCGGCGTCCCCGGCCACCTCGCGGACGGCCTCCTGGCGGTTGGTCGTGGCGTAGCAGATGTCGTCGGACGACGGGCCTTTCAGCCGGGGGAACCGGGCCCGGAGCGCGGCGACGACCTCGGCCGCCTCGTCGACGGCGAGCGTGGTCTGGGTCAGGTAGGAGACCCGGTCCGGGTCGGGGACCTCCAGCGCGGCCACCTCCTCCGGGGTCGCGACGACCACGGTGCTCTCCGGTGCCTCGCCGAACGTGCCCTCGACCTCTTCGTGGTCGGCGTGGCCGATGAGGACCACGGTGTCGCCGCGTGCGGCGAACCGGCGTGCCTCGGCGTGGACCTTGGTGACCAGCGGGCACGTCGCGTCGACCACCTCCAGGTCCCGGCGGCGTGCCTCGGCGCGGACGGCGGGGGAGACGCCGTGCGCGGAGAAGACGACCGTGGCGCCGTCGGGCACGGCGTCGAGTTCGTCGACGAACACCGCGCCCCGGGCCTCGAGGTCGGCGACGACGTGCACGTTGTGCACGATCTGCTTGCGCACGTGGACGGGGCCGCCGCGCTGGTCGAGCAGCCTCTCGACGATCTCGACCGCCCGCTCGACACCGGCGCAGAACGACCGGGGCGAGGCGAGCAGCACAACGGGGAAGGCCATGGTCGGTGCTCCAGACTGGGCTTGACGTGAGGTCGGGCGGGGACCGGTCGGCCCGGACCTCGGGGGCGTGCGCTTCTCCGGTGCCCGGACGCGTATCCCGGTGTCCGGGTGGAGGACTCGCGGGATCAGTGGTCGCGGTCGGCGACCAACCGGGCGAGGGCCGTCAGCTCCTCGGCCGGATCGCGTTCGGGACCGGCGGCGTCGAGGTGGGCGCGGGCCTGGGCGAGCAGCGTGTCGGCGCGTTCCCGGCTCCACGCGCGGGCACCGGCGGCCTCGATCAACGTCGCGGCCCGGGCCAGGTCGTCGGCCGACAGCGGTTCGGCCGCGTGGTACAGCGCGTCCAGCGACCGCCCGGCCGGGGTGTCCGACGCGAGCGCCGCGACCACCGGCAGCGACTTCTTGCGGTTGGCCAGGTCCGAGTGGACGGGCTTGCCGGTCACCCCGGGATCGCCCCAGATGCCCAGCAGGTCGTCGACGAACTGGAACGCCAGCCCCAACCGGTCGCCGAACGCCCGCAGGTGCGCGACCCGCTCGGGTGCGCCCTCGCCGTACAGCGCGCCCAACTCGCACGAGGCGCCGAGCAGCGCGCCGGTCTTCAGCTCGGCCATCCGCACGCACTCGGCGACCGCGACCGACCGGCGTTCCTCGAACGCGAGATCGGAACTCTGCCCGCCGAGCAACGACTGCACGGCCGCGCTCAGCACCCGGATCGCCCGCTGCGCGCAGGGGTGGCCACTGGCCGCGAGCACGTCCAGCGCCAGGGTCAGCAGGGCGTCGCCGGCCAGGATCGCGGTGTTGACGCCGAACACCGTCCACGCCGTCGGCCGGTGCCGGCGGGTGCGGTCGCCGTCCATCACGTCGTCGTGCAGCAACGAGAAGTTGTGCACCAGCTCCACAGCGACGGCCGCGGGCATGGCTTCCTCGGCGCTGCCGCCGACGGCCCGTGCGGACAGCAGCACCAGGGCGGGCCGGATCGCCTTGCCCGCGTCCGCGCCGACGACCCGGCCGTTCTCGTCCCACCAGCCGAAGTGGTAGCCGGCGACGTCGCGCATCGCGGCGGGCAGTCGGTCGACGGCCGCGCGCAGGGCCGGGTCGACCCCGCGGCGGCTCCAGCTGAGCACCTCGCGCGCGCCGCGGCGCGCGGGTGTCACGTCGAGATCGGTCATCACTCTCCTGTCCGGAAACGGGATCGAAGGAAGGGAAGGTGCGGGGGAGCGAGGGGTGGGCGCGGCGGGGACCGGAAGCACCGAAGGGCTCGACGCGACCCACTCCCGTCGAGCCCTTTGGTGCCGTTCCGAGGTGTCGCCGCGCGGCTCGTGGCGATCGGACGGCGGCGGAAACCCTTGCCCACAAGGGGAGAACCGGCCTGCCGGTGCCGGAAGTCCGTCCCTGTGCGGGGGTGGGCCTTCGGCACGATGGCGTCGGCACGCCGGGCGAGCGGGGAACCGGTCCGTCGGGGCCGGTTCCCCGGGCCGTCAGTAGCGGCCGACCTCCACGTGTTCCAGCACGCCCAACGCGTCCGGCACCAGGACGGCCACCGAGTAGTAGGCGGTGACGAGGTAGGAGATGATCGCCTTCTCGTCGATGCCGGTGAACCGGACGCTCAGGCCCGGCTCGTACTCGTCGGGGATGCCGGTCTGGTGCAGGCCGACGACGCCCTGGTCGTCCTCGCCCACGCGCATGGCCAGGATCGAACTCGTGCCCTGCGACGTGATCGGGATCTTGTCCGACGGCAGCAGCGGCACGCCGCGCCACGTCATGACCCGCGTCCCCTCCACGTCGATCACGTTCGGGTACAGACCGCGCCGGGTCACCTCGCGGCCGAACGCCGCGATCGCGCGCGGATGGGCCAGCATGAACCGGGTCTTGCGCCGCCGGGACAGCAGCTCGTCGAGGTCGTCGGGCGTCGGCGGACCGCCGCGGGTGTGGATGCGCTGCTTGAGGTCCGCGTTGTGCAGCAGCCCGATGCGCGGGTTGTTGAGCATCTCGTGCTCCTGGCGTTCGCGCAGGGCCTCGACGGTCAACTTCAACTGCTGCTCGGTCTGGTTCATCGGCTTGTTGAACAGGTCGGCGACGCGGGTGTGGACCCGCAGCACCGTCTGCGCCACCTCGAGCTGGTACTCGCGCGGCGCCAGCTCGTAGTCGACGAAGGTCAGGGGCAGGTCGGGCTCGCCCGTGTGGCCGGCCGCGATGTCGATCGCGGCCTCGCCGTGCTTGTTCTGCGGTTTGGCCCGCCCCTGCTCGACGGCCCGCGCGTGCGCGCGCACCACGTCGGCGGCCACGCCCTCGACCACGCCCCACGGCAGCACCAGCACGATCACCGGGGTGACCGCCTTGACGGTGTACTCCCACCGCTCGTCCTCGCCCGCGAGCGATTCGTCGCCGAAGTGGTCGCCGTCGGCGAGCACGTCGAGCACGGTCTGGTCGCCGTACTCGCCCGCGCCGATCTTGTTGACCTTGCCGTGCGCGACGAGGAACACCTCGTCGGCCGGGCGGCCGGCCTCGACGAGCACGTCGCCGACGCCGAACTCGCGCTGCTCGAACCGGTTGGCGAGCGCGTCGAGCAGCGCGTCGTCGGCGAGGTCGCGCAACGCCGGCAGCTCGCGCAGCTCCTGGGGGACGACCCGGATGTCCGAGCCGGTGCCGGTGAACGTCACGCGGCCGTCGCCGATCGCGTAGCTCAGCCGGCGGTTGACCCGGTACGTACCGGCGTCGGTGCGCACCCACGGCAGCTGCCGCAGCAGCCACCGGGGCGAGATGCCCTGCATCTGGGGCGTGGACTTGGTGGTCGACGCCAGGTTCCGGGCCGCCGCCGTGCCGAGGGCACGCCGCTGGTCCTCGACGGCCTCTGCGACGGAGTGGCCGGGGTCTGTCACGGTCACGTCAGGAAATCCGCTCTCTGCGCTGGGTGGGGACTTCAGTCCTCGCGGCCGAGCTGGACGTTCTCCAACACGCCGAGCGCGTCGGGCACCAGCACGGCCGTCGAGTAGTAGGCGCTGACGAGGTAGGAGATGATCGCCTTCTCGTCGACGTTCATGAAGCGCACGGACAGGCCGGGCTGGTACTCGTCCGGCAGGCCGGTCTGGTGCAGGCCGATGACGCCCTGGTTGTCCTCGCCCGCGCGCAGCAGCATGATCGAGCTGGTCCGCTTCGAGGAGATCTCCAGCTTGCTGCACGGCAGCAGCGGCACGCCGCGCCACGCGGGCACCTGGTTGCCGCCGAGGTCGACGTTCGACGGGTAGATGCCGCGCTTGGAGCACTCACGGCCGAACGCGGCGATCACCTTGGGGTGGGCCAGGAACGCGGTGGGCTGCTTCCACACCGTGGCCAGCAGCTCGTCGAGGTCGTCGGGGGTCGGCGGGCCGCTGCGGGTGTGGATGCGCTGCTTGAGGTCGGCCTGGTGGAGCAGGCCGAACTCGCGGTTGTTGACCATCTCGTACTCCTGGCGTTCGCGCAGGGCCTCGATGGTCAGCCGCAACTGCTGCTCGACCTGGTTCATCGGCTGGTTGTAGAGGTCGGCGACGCGGCTGTGCACGCGCAGCACGGTCTGGGCGACGCTCAGCTCGAACTCGCGCGGCGCCAGCTCGTAGTCGACGTAGGTGCCGGGCAGGTCGGGTTCGCCGTCGTGGCCGGAGGCGATGTCGATCTCGGCCTCGCCGTGGACGTTCTGCTTCTTCACGCCCCGCGAGTACGCCCGCTGGATGTGCGACCGCAGCGCGCCCGCCTCGCCGTTGAGCTGCTCGAAGTCGTCCCACGACAGCGACAGGACGATCACCGGGGTCACCGCCTTGACGGTGTACTCCCACTCGCCCTGCGGGCCGGCGAGCACCTGGTCGCCGAAGTAGCCGCCGGTGGCCAGGACGTCGAGCACGGTCTGGTCGCCGTACTCGCCCGCGCCGATCTTGTCGACCTTGCCGTGCGCGATGAGGAAGACCTCGTTCTTCGGTCGGCCCTCCTCGACGATCACCTGGCCGACCTCGTACTCGCGCTGCCGGAAGCGGCGGGCGAGCGCGGTCAACGCCTCCACGTCGTCGAAGTCGCGCAGCAGCGGGAGTTCGACGAGTTCCTGGGGTACGACGCTGACCTCCGCGCCGACGTTGGTGAAACTCAGCCGGCCGTCGCCGATCGCGTAGCTGAGCCGGCGGTTGACGCGGTACGCGCCGCCCGACGCCTCGACCCAGGGCAGGACCTTGAGCAGCCACCGGGAGGTGATGCCCTGCATCTGGGGGACGGACTTGGTCGTCGTCGCCAGATTCCGGGCCGCCGCCGTACCGAGGCTCAGCCTCGGCTGCTCGTTCTCCACGTCCGGGGTGAGCGAATCGGTCACAGTCACCACGTACACCGCCAATCGGATTTTCGGTCTTCGGTCCGGGGCCGAACGCTAGTGAGGCCGAA includes the following:
- the ispH gene encoding 4-hydroxy-3-methylbut-2-enyl diphosphate reductase, whose protein sequence is MAFPVVLLASPRSFCAGVERAVEIVERLLDQRGGPVHVRKQIVHNVHVVADLEARGAVFVDELDAVPDGATVVFSAHGVSPAVRAEARRRDLEVVDATCPLVTKVHAEARRFAARGDTVVLIGHADHEEVEGTFGEAPESTVVVATPEEVAALEVPDPDRVSYLTQTTLAVDEAAEVVAALRARFPRLKGPSSDDICYATTNRQEAVREVAGDADLVLVVGSANSSNSVRLVELARRQGVPAHLIDDASAIDPEWLRDVQVVGLSAGASAPPRLVDDVIAALGAWDVQVRETTRETIRFTLPGIVRRGDRG
- a CDS encoding FtsX-like permease family protein, which produces MFKATLKSLLSRKVRLLLSGLSVVLGVMFVSGSFVLTDTLDRSFKDLFSSAYSDVDVQVSVPSKVDGDSPDAALSGTLAPADLAKVQAVDGVDKAYGDVVGSARPIGSDGKVLTTSGAPRMGTAWRDGGREEFREGHAPRADDEVAVSAYVAKVGGYKVGQRIDVLTLEPRRSFTVSGIFGYPGGRDSLGGEMITAFTTPTAQKLLLGRKDAYSGITAEAKAGVAQDALRDRVQSALGDGVRVKTGTQLAKESADQVGEGLKFFNYILLGFAGIALFVGIFIILNTFSILVAQRTRELALLRAMGAGRGQMIGTVVLEAVVIGLVASVVGLGAGIGVGAALAQFFATFGGSSLTLAGLSVPSSAIISAFSVGLVVTVLAALLPALRASRIPPVAAMREAATPDRPLTRPTIAGAVLGALGGTGLVIGFDQGQLTLIMGGLVVSFVGVALLTPLISRPVVSVIGRLLSWSVPGLLGRRNSARNPRRTAITAAALMVGIALITGVSVVLTSATASLTKIADTQIKADLIISGENENSGGGGSFTAADMDRVAKTEGVRQSFGWYGDQVLLDGKPRFAGAMTDVPAMHTIFGMTAKEGTLGDVRAGQIGLTEEIATEQNLKVGSTARLQTTKGEERTYTVAFVYAKSTLLSGTVVVPTAVAAEFGRDRITDAFVRVADGADAGAVRKRIEPLFADNPEISVQDLSSYVKQQASQLDTVLVMIQILLALAILIAVLGVINTLALSVIERTRELGLLRAIGMRRAQVMRMITVESVVISVFGALLGLVVGTGLGFAAVRALKDQGVTDLSIPWSQLGGYLALAAVVGVVAAILPAIRAARLNVLQAISYE
- a CDS encoding family 2B encapsulin nanocompartment shell protein; this encodes MTVTDPGHSVAEAVEDQRRALGTAAARNLASTTKSTPQMQGISPRWLLRQLPWVRTDAGTYRVNRRLSYAIGDGRVTFTGTGSDIRVVPQELRELPALRDLADDALLDALANRFEQREFGVGDVLVEAGRPADEVFLVAHGKVNKIGAGEYGDQTVLDVLADGDHFGDESLAGEDERWEYTVKAVTPVIVLVLPWGVVEGVAADVVRAHARAVEQGRAKPQNKHGEAAIDIAAGHTGEPDLPLTFVDYELAPREYQLEVAQTVLRVHTRVADLFNKPMNQTEQQLKLTVEALRERQEHEMLNNPRIGLLHNADLKQRIHTRGGPPTPDDLDELLSRRRKTRFMLAHPRAIAAFGREVTRRGLYPNVIDVEGTRVMTWRGVPLLPSDKIPITSQGTSSILAMRVGEDDQGVVGLHQTGIPDEYEPGLSVRFTGIDEKAIISYLVTAYYSVAVLVPDALGVLEHVEVGRY
- a CDS encoding ABC transporter ATP-binding protein, which produces MEDLVAGKSEAAARAVDVWKSYGTGEAAVTALGGVSVELDRGRFTAIMGPSGSGKSTLMHCLAGLDTIDSGDVWIGDTKVNGLRDKGLTELRRDRVGFIFQQFNLLPTLTAEENITLPLAIGGRKVDRAWFDLVVETVGLRDRLSHRPTQLSGGQQQRVACARALVSRPQVVFADEPTGNLDSRSGAEVLGFLRRSSTEFDQTIVMVTHDAVAASYADRVIFLADGRIVRELHHPTADAVLETMKNLDGDEELVVA
- a CDS encoding family 2 encapsulin nanocompartment cargo protein polyprenyl transferase, which codes for MTDLDVTPARRGAREVLSWSRRGVDPALRAAVDRLPAAMRDVAGYHFGWWDENGRVVGADAGKAIRPALVLLSARAVGGSAEEAMPAAVAVELVHNFSLLHDDVMDGDRTRRHRPTAWTVFGVNTAILAGDALLTLALDVLAASGHPCAQRAIRVLSAAVQSLLGGQSSDLAFEERRSVAVAECVRMAELKTGALLGASCELGALYGEGAPERVAHLRAFGDRLGLAFQFVDDLLGIWGDPGVTGKPVHSDLANRKKSLPVVAALASDTPAGRSLDALYHAAEPLSADDLARAATLIEAAGARAWSRERADTLLAQARAHLDAAGPERDPAEELTALARLVADRDH
- a CDS encoding family 2B encapsulin nanocompartment shell protein, whose product is MTVTDSLTPDVENEQPRLSLGTAAARNLATTTKSVPQMQGITSRWLLKVLPWVEASGGAYRVNRRLSYAIGDGRLSFTNVGAEVSVVPQELVELPLLRDFDDVEALTALARRFRQREYEVGQVIVEEGRPKNEVFLIAHGKVDKIGAGEYGDQTVLDVLATGGYFGDQVLAGPQGEWEYTVKAVTPVIVLSLSWDDFEQLNGEAGALRSHIQRAYSRGVKKQNVHGEAEIDIASGHDGEPDLPGTYVDYELAPREFELSVAQTVLRVHSRVADLYNQPMNQVEQQLRLTIEALRERQEYEMVNNREFGLLHQADLKQRIHTRSGPPTPDDLDELLATVWKQPTAFLAHPKVIAAFGRECSKRGIYPSNVDLGGNQVPAWRGVPLLPCSKLEISSKRTSSIMLLRAGEDNQGVIGLHQTGLPDEYQPGLSVRFMNVDEKAIISYLVSAYYSTAVLVPDALGVLENVQLGRED